One window of Amaranthus tricolor cultivar Red isolate AtriRed21 chromosome 11, ASM2621246v1, whole genome shotgun sequence genomic DNA carries:
- the LOC130827537 gene encoding beta-amylase 1, chloroplastic-like, translated as MAMNLTQQMGSLSETQLTSETTTGSSSSTTITPISSVWNNTITPSLKRKITPSVVENLTDTLSPPVSPCRTRLRPDLTAAYQAFTTITESELTAAEESECKVLGFQSTRNKDEKGVPVYVMMPLDSVKMDNSVNRRKAMNASLQALKSAGVEGIMMDVWWGLVERDNPGEYNWGGYMELLEMAKKYGLKVQAVMSFHQCGGNVGDSVTIPLPKWAVEEMHNDPDLAYTDQWGRRNFEYVSLGCDSLPVLKGRTPVQCYADFMRAFRDQFQHLLGHTIVEIQVGMGPAGELRYPSYPEQDETWKFPGIGAFQCFDKYMHSSLRAAAEVAGKPEWGHSGPTDAGHYNNWPEDTQFFCQEGGGWSTPYGEFFLTWYSQMLLDHGERILSSSNEIFKDTGVKISVKIAGIHWHYGTRSHAPELTAGYYNTSFRDGYLPIAQMLARHAAIFNFTCIEMRDREQPENALCAPEKLVRQVVLATQEAEVPLAGENALQKYDEHAYEQIMKASALQVGENSGEREMCAFTYLRMNPKLFQADNWRMFVAFVKKMKEGKDAHRCREQVEREAEHFVHVTQPLVQEAAVALMH; from the exons ATGGCAATGAATCTGACCCAGCAAATGGGATCACTCTCAGAAACACAACTCACATCCGAAACCACCACCGGTTcctcatcatcaacaacaataacacCAATCTCATCTGTATGGAATAATACAATAACACCATCCTTAAAACGCAAAATCACCCCTTCGGTAGTCGAAAACCTAACAGACACTCTCTCTCCTCCCGTAAGTCCATGCCGAACTCGTCTCCGACCGGATCTAACGGCGGCGTATCAAGCATTCACAACTATAACGGAATCGGAACTTACAGCGGCTGAGGAAAGCGAATGTAAAGTATTAGGGTTTCAATCGACGAGGAATAAGGATGAAAAAGGAGTTCCGGTTTATGTGATGATGCCGTTGGATAGTGTGAAGATGGATAATAGTGTGAACAGGAGGAAGGCGATGAATGCGAGTTTGCAGGCGTTGAAGAGTGCGGGAGTGGAAGGGATAATGATGGATGTGTGGTGGGGATTGGTGGAGAGGGATAATCCAGGGGAGTATAATTGGGGTGGGTACATGGAGTTGCTGGAGATGGCGAAGAAGTATGGGTTGAAGGTTCAAGCCGTTATGTCGTTTCATCAGTGTGGTGGTAATGTTGGTGATTCTGTTAC AATCCCGTTGCCGAAATGGGCAGTGGAAGAAATGCACAACGATCCGGATCTTGCATACACCGATCAATGGGGGAGGAGGAACTTCGAGTATGTGTCTCTTGGTTGCGATAGCCTCCCTGTCTTGAAAGGGCGAACACCTGTGCAGTGTTATGCTGATTTCATGCGTGCTTTTCGTGATCAGTTCCAACATCTTCTCGGCCACACTATTGTG GAAATACAAGTTGGAATGGGTCCTGCTGGTGAGTTACGCTACCCTTCGTATCCGGAACAAGATGAAACATGGAAGTTTCCGGGAATAGGAGCCTTCCAATGTTTTGATAAG TATATGCACAGCAGCTTAAGAGCGGCAGCTGAAGTTGCTGGTAAACCCGAATGGGGTCACTCAGGTCCAACTGATGCTGGCCACTATAACAACTGGCCGGAAGACACCCAATTCTTTTGTCAGGAAGGTGGAGGTTGGAGCACACCATACGGTGAATTCTTCCTCACTTGGTACTCTCAAATGCTCTTAGATCATGGCGAGAGGATCCTTTCGTCATCCAATGAAATTTTTAAGGACACGGGTGTCAAGATTTCGGTAAAAATTGCTGGCATTCATTGGCATTATGGGACTCGGTCCCATGCTCCCGAACTAACCGCTGGGTACTACAACACAAGCTTCCGCGATGGGTACCTTCCAATTGCCCAGATGCTGGCTCGTCATGCTGCCATCTTCAACTTCACTTGCATTGAGATGCGTGATCGTGAGCAGCCGGAGAATGCTTTGTGTGCACCCGAGAAGCTCGTGAGGCAAGTGGTTTTGGCCACTCAAGAAGCGGAGGTTCCCTTGGCTGGGGAAAATGCATTGCAGAAGTATGATGAGCACGCTTATGAGCAGATTATGAAGGCATCTGCGTTGCAAGTGGGCGAAAACTCAGGCGAGAGAGAAATGTGTGCATTCACTTACTTAAGGATGAACCCGAAGTTGTTCCAGGCCGATAACTGGAGGATGTTTGTGGCgtttgtaaagaaaatgaaggaAGGTAAGGATGCCCACCGGTGTAGGGAGCAAGTCGAAAGAGAAGCTGAGCATTTCGTTCATGTTACTCAACCACTCGTACAAGAGGCTGCAGTTGCCTTAATGCACTAG
- the LOC130827274 gene encoding beta-amylase 1, chloroplastic-like has product MAMNLTQQMGSLSGTQLTSETTTGSSSSTITTITPISSVWNNPITPSLKCKIIHSGVENLTDTLSPPVSPCRSPLRPDLAAAFQAFTTITESELTAAEESDCKVLGFQSARNKDEKGVPVYVMMPLDSVKMDNSVNRRKAMNASLQALKSAGVEGIMMDVWWGLVERDNPGEYNWGGYMELLEMAKKYGLKVQAVMSFHQCGGNVGDSVTIPLPKWVVEEMHNDPDLAYTDQWGRRNFEYVSLGCDSLPVLKGRTPVQCYADFMRAFRDQFQHLLGHTIVEIQVGMGPAGELRYPSYPEQDGTWKFPGIGAFQCFDKYMNSSLRAAAEAAGKPEWGHSGPTDAGHYNNWPEDTQFFCKEGGGWSTPYGEFFLTWYSQMLLDHGERILSSSNEIFKDTGVKISVKIAGIHWHYGTRSHAPELTAGYYNTRFRDGYLPIAQMLARHAAIFNFTCIEMRDHEQPQDALCAPEKLVRQVVLATQEAEVPLAGENALPRYDEHAHEQIMKASALQVGENSGEREMCAFTYLRMNPHLFQADNWRMFVAFVKKMKEGKDAHRCREQVEREAKHFVHVTQPPVQEAAVALMH; this is encoded by the exons ATGGCAATGAATCTGACCCAGCAAATGGGATCACTCTCAGGAACACAACTCACATCCGAAACCACCACCGGTTCCTCATCATcaacaattacaacaataacaCCAATCTCATCTGTATGGAATAATCCAATAACACCATCCTTAAAATGCAAAATCATCCATTCAGGAGTCGAAAACCTAACCGACACTCTCTCTCCTCCCGTAAGTCCATGCCGATCGCCTCTCCGACCGGATCTAGCGGCGGCGTTTCAAGCATTCACAACTATAACGGAATCGGAACTTACAGCGGCTGAGGAAAGCGATTGTAAAGTATTAGGGTTTCAATCGGCGAGGAATAAGGATGAAAAAGGAGTTCCGGTTTATGTGATGATGCCGTTGGATAGTGTGAAGATGGATAATAGTGTGAACAGGAGGAAGGCGATGAATGCGAGTTTGCAGGCGTTGAAGAGTGCGGGAGTGGAAGGGATAATGATGGATGTGTGGTGGGGATTGGTGGAGAGGGATAATCCAGGGGAGTATAATTGGGGTGGGTACATGGAGTTGTTGGAGATGGCGAAGAAGTATGGGTTGAAGGTTCAAGCCGTTATGTCGTTTCATCAGTGTGGTGGTAATGTTGGTGATTCTGTTAC AATCCCTTTGCCGAAATGGGTAGTGGAAGAAATGCACAACGATCCGGATCTTGCATACACCGATCAATGGGGGAGGAGGAACTTCGAATATGTGTCTCTTGGTTGCGATAGCCTCCCTGTCTTGAAAGGGCGAACACCTGTGCAGTGTTATGCTGATTTCATGCGTGCTTTTCGTGATCAGTTCCAACATCTTCTCGGCCACACTATTGTG GAAATACAAGTTGGAATGGGTCCTGCTGGTGAGTTACGCTACCCTTCGTATCCGGAACAAGATGGAACATGGAAGTTTCCGGGAATTGGAGCCTTCCAATGTTTTGATAAG TATATGAACAGCAGCTTAAGAGCGGCCGCAGAAGCTGCTGGTAAACCCGAATGGGGTCACTCAGGTCCAACTGATGCTGGCCATTATAACAACTGGCCGGAAGACACCCAATTCTTTTGTAAGGAAGGTGGAGGTTGGAGCACACCATACGGTGAATTCTTCCTCACTTGGTACTCTCAAATGCTCTTAGATCATGGCGAGAGGATCCTTTCGTCATCCAATGAAATCTTTAAGGACACGGGTGTCAAGATTTCGGTAAAAATTGCTGGCATTCATTGGCACTATGGAACTCGGTCCCATGCTCCCGAACTAACCGCTGGGTACTACAACACAAGGTTCCGCGATGGGTACCTTCCAATTGCCCAGATGTTGGCTCGTCATGCTGCCATCTTCAACTTCACTTGCATTGAGATGCGTGATCATGAGCAGCCGCAGGATGCTTTGTGTGCACCTGAGAAGCTCGTGAGGCAAGTGGTTTTGGCCACTCAAGAAGCGGAGGTTCCCTTGGCTGGGGAAAATGCATTGCCGAGGTATGATGAGCACGCTCATGAGCAGATTATGAAGGCGTCAGCGTTGCAAGTGGGCGAAAACTCAGGCGAGAGAGAAATGTGTGCGTTCACTTACTTAAGGATGAACCCGCATTTGTTCCAGGCCGATAACTGGAGGATGTTTGTGGCgtttgtaaagaaaatgaaagaagGGAAGGATGCCCACCGGTGTAGGGAGCAAGTCGAAAGAGAAGCCAAGCATTTCGTTCATGTTACTCAACCGCCCGTACAAGAGGCTGCAGTTGCCTTAATGCACTAG